In Aspergillus fumigatus Af293 chromosome 6, whole genome shotgun sequence, the genomic window CCCATCTCGTCAGAGCGCTGAGAGAAATAGTCGACAAGGTTTACTGGCACACCATTGATGGAAGTGGCAGACGAGGCGTCagtctcgacatcatctggaAGAGCGAGAGTATTCTTGCGTGTGGATCGCAACGCCTGGCGATCGGATCCCTTTTGATCCTGGGCTGACCACCACCCCGCGCCCCCTGCAGATTGATATTGCAGGGGTAATTTTAATGTATCGATAGCACGGAACGCCACCTGTGCCTCAGCTGCATCGCGAGACACGAGGCTGCGTAGTTGATCAATATCGCGGGCGTCGTTCTCCAGCGCATGCTCAATGGTTTCCAGTTTGCCTTGGACGAAATCCACATCATTTGGAATGGTCTCGGCCTGGCTAGCGATTGTAGGAAGCATGTTGGAGACCTCGTTACATAGCTTAATTTGAAGCAGGACGTAGTTGTCGAATTTCTCCAACTCTGATCTGATTTCGTCGGCGCAACTCTCGTACTTTGTCGTCGGCAAGAGATTACTGAGATCTACCTTGACCCCGGGCACCACTGTTCCGCTTGTGGCTGTTTGTTGTGTCGACAGTTGGGGCGCGGCATTTTGATTCCCAAAGAGAAATAGCGTGGGCTTCTGTgcttgttgctgttgttgtgtGTTGGTTTGGTTGCCGCCACCACTTGGATTTCTCACTGATTAGTCGATGAAGCGAAAGAAAGCTCACGCGGATCACTCACAACAGGCCACCCCCAGTTGTTGTAGAAGCCCCCAGACCGCCAAATAACGGTTTTGACTGAGCCTGTGACGTGGACCCAAACAGCCCTCCACCAGTACCTCCGCCTTGCGCAATGGTAGTGCCCGCGCCTGCAGTTCCCGAAAAGAGCCCACCAGTTGCAGGTTGCGAGCTGGCCTGTGTAGAGCCTCCAAACAGGCCGCCGCCGGCAGCAGTGGTGTTAGTATTCTGCTGTTGTCCACCTAAGCCGGAAAACAGACTTGACCCAGTATTCGAAGATTGTTGTGTGTTCCCGCCCCCCAGGTTTCCAAAAAGGCCGCCCGCTGGTTTTGACTGAGCATTGGCGCCTCCAAACAAACCCCCCGACGTACTTGTTGTCCCTGGTGTAGCTGTAGACGATGTAGTTTGAGCATTAGATCCGCCACTGCGCGAGGTGAATAGTCGTTAGCTTAGTTGAATCGCGCGATCCATGAGACATTTAGCTCAGATTTTAGAGCTGAAGCTTCAGACTGAGCTCTGGACACAGGCGCACTTACAAAAGTGAATTGGCGGAACTGGTGTTTATCGACAGGCCGGTTGAAGGTTTTGCGGAAAACATAATAGAAGGAGCGTCTTCTTAGACCAGGGAGTAAAGAGTGGAATTAAATAAAATCAAATCGCACCTTCCCTACTGCTCTTTCTTTCAGCTATACAGATGTCGAGGTAGCGTAGAGGCAGGGGGCGCAAAAATGTTTGGGCAGATAAGTGCAAGTGCAGCGCTATTGCAGTCTTGCAGACATCAGCGTTACCAAGGTAAGAAAGCTAAGGTACACCCTAACTCCCAGAGTGGACTAGTGGGACATTGAACTTAATATTAATGGGGAAAGATACACCGGGCCCGACGTTCTGACTTCTGCCGCCGCTATAAGGCTGTGTACCTCTGTAAGGGAGATAGGAAATGGGTCGGGCATCTGCAGAACATATAAAATCGCATACGAGGATCAATCCTCACATCAGCCTCAATGCCACTCGGGTTATGTCTATCTAACTCGGTGTCACAGCACTCATATATATGTATGGATCTATCTTCCAATTCAAACTGAACACTGTAGCTTAAGGAGACTTGCCAGTTGGCTTCGTTGATTGCCCATTGTACTCATCACTGTGATGCTCGGCTGTTTGTCATTTGCTCTTGCCGCCGAGATATCCATCCACTTCCGTCTAATTCACTATATAAAGCGCAGTGTGATTGCAGGAAGGCGAATAGTCCCCTCACTGTCACCACAGTTCCTAGAAGTGAAGCGATGAAAAGCGTGGAGGACAAGTCTCTGCAGCTCTCCTTTTGTTCTCGCATGGTTCCGAACGGTCTTCGAATTTGAGGCATCCTAGTCATATATCAGAATCCTGCTCCTCTCAATATAGTGGACATTTGAAAGTTCTCTGttgaagatggttgagaaggacTCTTTCGTTCAAGGCCCAATATGCGTGGCTTCGACCCATGTGCACGATGCACAGGACATCCAACTTAATGTCCAGTCATCTCTCCGACAAAGTCGGGATCTCTCATTTGCGTCAGCAGAAGAGAGCAATAGAATAGACCCACCTCTTAATTACGTGAAAGGCGCGGAATGGTAGGTTTTTGGAACGGACCTGACTGAGTGCACGGTTTAATGAAGCCTTGGCTAACAGTTACTTGCATAGGTCTCCGGATGGAACCACACTTTTGACTGATTCTGCGGATCATCATATCAGAACCTATATTCTGTAGGTCACGCTGAAAGAATTGGGACGTTTCTGGACTAACAAGCAGAAATTAGGCCTCCGGATTTGCTGGAAGGATCATCATTACCACATCGGCTGGACCCTTACTCTGTCCTGCCATCAACAGAGCCAACGTACGCCACCGCCATCTATCCGTTCTTTAATCTTCAGGATCCATCTACCACCCTGTTCCTCTCATCAGTCCGTGATCACCCAATTAGACTCGCGTCTGCGCTTGTGCCCACCACTGTGGCAACTTACTCGCTCATACATCCGACGACAGAGGCATTCATTACGCCTCACTCGATGGTGTATCCGCAAGCCATGGGCGGTACGCACTTCTTCACTGGATCCGATAGCCTGATATGTCTTTTCGACGTGTCCCGTCCGGGGAGTGAGGGCCCCATCGCATGGATGCCTACAATACCCAGTAAGCGTAAGCAGATGGTAGGTGGTGGAGTCGGGATGAAGGGTATCATCTCGGCTATGGCCGTCAATCCCGTGGGAGATGGTATTTTGGCTGCGGGTACATTTTCGAGGCAGATAGGTCTGTATGGGGCCAATGGGATTGGGGAGTCTCTCGGGACCTTTAGCATCACAAAGACGGATGCTCATCGC contains:
- a CDS encoding nucleoporin FG repeat-containing protein; the protein is MFSAKPSTGLSINTSSANSLFGGSNAQTTSSTATPGTTSTSGGLFGGANAQSKPAGGLFGNLGGGNTQQSSNTGSSLFSGLGGQQQNTNTTAAGGGLFGGSTQASSQPATGGLFSGTAGAGTTIAQGGGTGGGLFGSTSQAQSKPLFGGLGASTTTGGGLFGGGNQTNTQQQQQAQKPTLFLFGNQNAAPQLSTQQTATSGTVVPGVKVDLSNLLPTTKYESCADEIRSELEKFDNYVLLQIKLCNEVSNMLPTIASQAETIPNDVDFVQGKLETIEHALENDARDIDQLRSLVSRDAAEAQVAFRAIDTLKLPLQYQSAGGAGWWSAQDQKGSDRQALRSTRKNTLALPDDVETDASSATSINGVPVNLVDYFSQRSDEMGTVLERYTRNLKEIEDHLHGIELSLNRQIQEFVASRSRDGATAGTQKSKLNDLAAVLGDVENGILGVASRLGAVTEQVQEVVLGPPSGDGRLNYKP